The Puntigrus tetrazona isolate hp1 chromosome 9, ASM1883169v1, whole genome shotgun sequence genome includes the window GGATCACTAAAACAAGGAAACATCCAACCACTCACATCTAACACACGGCCTCTCCACTCCAAATCACGTTTTTTAATTCCATTCTACAGAGTTTGAGCGAAAATGCCAAGAGGCTAACTTTACAAAAACTATGTCTGCTCAGCTGCCTCAATTGTAAAGTTATTGCGTTTTCGTAAAACTGCGAAATGCTCATAACTGAGTATACAGTATTTGTGAGTAACTACTAAGCAACACGCAGAAAATGATTCAGGAAGAAAAAGACGCTTTGTCACTCCAGTACAGGATGTGAGTCAGGGGGTAAAGCTCAGGTGATAATCTCCAACTGGTTGAGATTAGTTTATAGGCTAATATCAACTGAGAATAACCACGAAACACACCCACATGAACAACAGCACACGCCTTTGAAGAAAATGAAGACTGAAGGAAACAAACTGAATTTAGATACCTTAAGTTAAGTTAAACGTTGATATTGCTGTTAAAACATGCCACCCAAGACAGCCTACAAGGTCAGACTGGTCTAAGGCAAAAACTGAGCAGGAAACGAAAAGACACTAAAATAACTGGTGAAAAGCTAAAGTGTTttacaaaaacctttaaataattaaaatacctAAGAAAGCACTTGGTTACTTCTGAGATTCTGTTCCTTTTATACATCAGATTGTGACATGAAATGGACTGGGAGATTGAAGTTCACTGGGGATGAATCTCTTATCTGTTAAGATGGAAcgccaaatattttaatatatttcctCCAAATTCTGCACATTTCTTCaatgtgtcaaaaataaatatatagtgatCTTGAAAAGCATTAGGACATAAACCACAGTTAAAAAGGAATGAATGCCAGTGGATTAGATAAAATCACCAAACTATTTAacgtaaaataaagtttgaaagATTTGAAATTGCAAAAGGAGAAAAACTTcagtggcatttatttaaatgtttagaaattaatttatcTTAATCCTTCTATAAactatgttatatatatataaaaaatatatagacagTAGACAAGCAGCACTTGCCAGTGTTCGTGACGCTTCCAGGATGGATACGATGCACTTCATTTGGACTGTGTCCCCGCAACACATTGTTTGCGTCTGAATGAATGGATATGTTGAACACTGGGCCTGCATGAGAAAGTTTTGAAAGTCAACTTTATGTCGAAaacttaaaattttttaaatattacaaaaaatgtaatcaaaccTCAATAGTGGCAACAATGAACAATCTGAATTTGTTATTACTGAAATTTCATTATATACCTagaaacaatttaatattttagcactTCTGGTTCCATTTTCCTGAAGTTGGGCTTTTGGTTAAAAGCCTAAAATAAAGTCTACAGTGAACACAAGTTCAAGatattttcatgctttattcTACAACGTAATATACATCATTaatatgtatgaattttttttaaaagcttttacttGTTATGAAAAAGATGGTTCCTAACAAGGGGCTAAATGGCATTACAGAggtcaattattttttaaaaatgactgaaagaGCTATAAGTATATAAGAAGTTATAGTGACAGCGAAGGTAAAGTCATGGGACCGAGGTGCAGTTTGACTATAGCCTTTTTACTTCTGCTGACTAAATTATTAAGgctataaaattcataaaaactaCTCTCATTTGGGAAGATTATCATGAGGAACAAAGCATGTAAGAATCAAACTTTTGCTGATCACAAAGCTTGTTCCCTCAATAAACCAAAAACTGCGCTGTCCAACAAAACTGCAACACCTCTGCagcacattttaattgttttgtttgccatcttggttttatttttcctattaCGGGATCACCTTTACTGTGAGGGATACATTTGaatttggttttagtttttagaaCCAGAATTCACACGGGAGCGTGTCTgcgatgttttaaaatgctgcctctgtacaaaagagagtgagagataaAAAGAGAGTCTCTGTAGGCAGCAGGAATCTGCCCTGAGGGAGACACTATAGAGGTCTAGTCATCTAGAATCAGACAGAAAAAAGGAACTACAGAAAGCGTATGAGAGGGTAACATGACCTCAGCTGTAAACATACCCCACAGGCAATTCAGTATCATCCTTCAGACTATTAAAGCTCGCTGAATATAGTGTAGTTAGCATGATAATACCTGTGTGTACAAAAGTGATCTCAATCTTGTTGGACTCCGCACTGACGGCTTTGATCCAGTCTTGGCTCTGATCCCGTGTCCAGGCTGTGACATCACAATAGTAGAACCCACGATCTGTGACTTGGGCCCCATACAAGCGGAAGCGGTACTCGAGCTGCCCGGTCTTCTCCAGAACCACGCTGTCGATGCGGCTCGGCTCGCTCCACTCCTCTAACTGCAAGACTGAGTCCTGGTTAAGTGACAACACTTTGCGGGACTTTCCTCCCAAGGTCTCCTCAAAGCGGATGAGCACAGAGTAGCCGGGATTCTTCAGGCTCTGACCAGTCACCAGACAGCTCATCTCAAATGTGGATCCTCCTGTCGAGGCTTCTCTCACACGATGGGCTACAACTTGCAAAACTGGAACTAAAAAGATCACATGCATTAAACTGAGACCAAAATTGCCATCAAGAATGCTTAGACATTCCTCAATTAGTGTGCCAGATTTGACATTTTCCCCATATTTATCCTTTCAGAAATACTAAAACAATGCTAACAGATTTAAAAGACGCAGTTGCCCCTTATGTGGTGGTTGCCACCATGTTCGTTTCATCAGTATCAGAAATTGTGTCAGAACACAGCCTAAGTGAAATGAAGAGTGCAAAGGAGAAGGTCCAGACCAAGACAGAACAGCCATTGTGAGCTAAATCTGTCTTCACATcgcaaaacacaattaaatccATTTACTCTAATCTCTTATTGAGAGCTGAAAAATGAGAGACATTGAAgacttttaaacattaaagctTTGATGCAAGCTTTTTAAAACTGTTACAGTTGCTGGGAGCACTTAGCTCATATCAGATATATCAGAAGAGTGACCGCGAATCCTAAAAACAGGCTGGGGACAGTTAGTTACATTGTTACTAAAGGCCGGAAACCTACAACTCTAAAGTTTAAGAGAACAAACCAATTTTTGGCTATTCAAACTGTGCGGTCTGAatgcaatacaaaatacaaGTTGCATTTCTAACTTTGATGAAGTGAGGAATGCTGGATGGAAATGCAAAGATGAGTGTAAATTATACAAATGCACAaggaaacatttaatttaccCAATAAACAAGACGAGATAACTTGATTAACTAGTGGACCACTTTGTACATAACTTTTGGTAACTCTACAATAAGTAAATTCAATTCAACAGCTAATTACTCATCAACAGTTATGCTATACAGTTACcacaaaaacagaattaatttcaaagagaatgttttaaaaatgcacacttgTTTCTCTGAGGCTTAGGGTCTACAAGTACAAGTTTTGTTAGCATAAAGAGCAGTAACACAGTATACTGAATGAACATGAATATGTTAAACAGCTCcaaacattttggaaatgtGTTAGCCAAGTACTTGCATACTTGCTTAAAGAGCAtaagaatgtttaaaatgttaaatgattttatggccaatttatcaaattatattttaacagacCCAAAAGAAAgcttcacaaaaacaaagaccTCAAATTTAAAGCTTACTTTTTGGTGTCCACTGAACAGTGACAGGCGCTGACTGGACCTCCTTTGCTTTTTCCCATCCGCTCTGCTGAGCAGGCTTCCATGCTGTGACCACACAGGAATAAGAACCCATGTCTGCGTCTCGAGTCTGAAGCATTCGCAGAATGAAGATGTTAGACTCTCTCCTGGTCACTGCTATGTCCCCACTGTCCAGCCTCTGCTGGTACTGACTGCCTGCAATCAGTGCTCCTTGTTCATTCAGGGAGGCTACAGTGATTTTCTTCTGAGATACATCTCCAGGAGCGTTTGTAGAGTAAGACCAGGTCACGcccaggcggccatcttggagGTGGAGGAGGTCGAACACCTTACAGCGCAGTTCAGTGGGCTCGCTTGTCGACTGAGGGTTCAGAGATTGTGTCAGGTTCACCTTGAATTGCAGCTCTGTGAGAGAAGAAGGCAAAAGAAAGATCTCAGTCACAGACCGTGAAACATAAGCAACTTACGAAGAACGTTTGCCTGCATATTTTCATGAGATTTCCAATGTATTTCCCAACACAGAGGTCAGCCAAACAAAACCACCGTTCAACAATCcaagtaatgttttaatagcaCTACAGCATATTTTTGGggaaatcaacaaaaaaaaataataaataataataataataataataataataatagactaATTTCACCATCCTGTCTTGCAACTCCACTCTAATTTTAACTTCAGTAAgcatataaaaattgtattcaaTACTGACTCAATGATTTACTTGTACCACCAATGCATTATTGGTTGCATTAGTGCTTATCAGAgtggaaaattacattttaaaatatactcatGTAAAAACAATATGGTAACAccttattttaacaatttagaaATTCTGCTAAAAGTAAATcgcatgtcaactagcagttattcgagtattagtagactgttaATACTAATACCttcttacactttattttgatagacCCAGAACATACCGACTATCAGAAACTTACAAGTATTTCAGCATTTTCTACTAAACCCAAatctaccctaacagtctactctgagtgttggtagacatgtagttgcactGATGAGAATTAGTTGAAGTATGTTTACTTCTAGTTAGTAGAatggactattaaaataaagggtAACCGACAATATTACTGAGCCTAAAATATATGGTAGTGTGTGAAGCTAAAACAGTTTACTATGAATTTGAGTGTACATCTAAGTGAACATTTTTAACTCTTTCTTTGCGTTGATTTAGTGAATAAACTGTTAGATTGCGTTCTCTcttgtttaaagtgttttacGTTTTGCATGAAACTTTTGAAGTCTTGCTTTCAAATGACTTTTTGGTTGAAATGTTTGCAAtctctgaataaaaataatcagtTGCCATTCCAGATCAAATACATcacaaaagtatgaaaaacaatgttttaaatataatcgCCCGGTCATAGTGTCTGGAGAGGTGCAGTAGTCGACCTAGTTTTTTGTCTCTGGATAGGAAGGGAAGGGCAAGGGTGCACATTCTATCAATTTTCAGCTGTCATTGTTCAAGCTATGgaaaactcacacacacacacacaggtctggCTTTGTGTATCTGACACCAGGCCAGCTCACGTACTGCCTCTGCAGTCACACATTATGCCCAGCTGTTGTGTACTTTGAGAGAAGACACCTGTTTCTTTGgtaagaaaacacatttttagttCCCTATTGCAAGTACCGTACTCCTACAGACATAGGACCTGAACTGATAAAAATTAGCCTCTCCAGATGCTTAACCAGTTCCTCTACTCCTTATCTTAAACTGACCCATATCAAACTATCGAAAATGCATGCACTTCCTCCAGCACTGTGTGGTCAAAAACATCTCACAAAACTGCTATCATCGGattatgaaaggaaaaaaaaatgaagctctGAAGTCTGAGCCTTGTGCACATTACATTTAGCAGTATTATGTAGCGTAGCTTTGAATAACCTGCTACAAGGAAACTCCCGAGCTGAATTCATAGTGCAGTTAGAATATGCAAAACACTGATTAACATTTAACGTTGAGGGAGAAGACttcaaaaataaagcagcatgTTGCACAGAAATCCTTGACATGGTTCTATCACCAGCGGCaaacatggagaaaaaaagacagctaGCAGTGTGTCTGAGCTCTGCAAGCACGCAATAaagagtataaaaaaaaactgaacagagACAGAGCTCTACGATTAGCAGTTGCAATGTTTCACAATGAGCCATTAGAATGAAAGACAGAGAGGAATGCCTCAAAAAATGAGAGGAGACTTGAAGGGAGGGCTTTGCTACCGGCACTATATTCTTTCATAACAAAGCCAAGAAATTAACCTTCTTAAATATGTTCTTTCCCCAGTTACTGCCcacttaaacaaaacattatatcaTGGAATAATGCTTTTCATGTCACTGTAATAATTATCCTGTGGTGAGACTAACAGCCTGAATGTACATTAATGCGTCGTGCAGGGCGTAAATGTAACAATGCagggtttttatgttttaacacaGTCTTATCGCTAGCCGTAACTCTGCTATGTCTCGGCAAATTGGCTAATTGATAGGAATTTGTGTGATTTCATTCATATGTTTTCATACCATTCACAGCCATAACTCATATAAAGACTTCATCTCAGAAAATGGATTTACCCGTGAGACTTTGTTGTATGCTTTAAGTGATATCTgactattaataattaattagtcCTGACTTGTGTAGTGACTTTTTGCTGGGAATCcattaaaattttgttaatCAAGAgatgaaaatacacacacatacatatatacacacacacacacacagcatttttaaaaataaaggtccaagcaaatgaaaaaagctaaatttaaaGAAGAACTTTTCTGTACAGAAGCAGAATGCAGGAGTTCTCTTTCTTAAGATGGATGACACACTCTTTCGCAATCACTCATCTAATCTATAATCATATACAAGGACACTTACTTCAAAGATGCACATTAACTTATATCTGCTTTCTAGCTTACGTGCTAGCTTATACTTCTAAAATACAAACTGCATACTTGCAGATGGCTCTTATGAAAAACAGTTTgtatttttccttatttttaagCTGCTTTAGATAAAGTAAcaagaacaaaatgtaaatgcataaaatagcCTTGAAACATTCTCCAGTGTGAAATGCAAAAGTATTTGAATAGCATTCAATTTTTCATGACTTTGTGTTGTACTTTTGTACTTCTtacaacacatttaaaacagttccTATAGTGTCCAGGTCTACTTTACATATGCAAAACGTTTTCCTGCTATCATATGACACCGCAAAGCCTTAGAAACTGAATCTTCGTCCCTTACATTAGTTCATCCACTGTAACTGTCCGATACACCAGGAAAAGAACTTGATCAATCATTCACAGACAAACAACAGGTTAGAGATTATTCACCTCTGCTGAAACCGGACTGAACTATGCACAGacacaattttaatttacttcaaTACAACAGAGTGAAGAAAAGTAAAGCTGATTCATAAGTGACAGATATGTAGGAGTCTttagaaaacgtttttttatcaaatatgacTTCACCAAGATGTGCTTTCCATTTGTGAAGGGTGAAATGCAATGCACTCAGATAGGGCAGCCAGCGACTCTGTTTGCTTGGTAAACTTCAAACATCCCTCATACATTGTAACACTGCAGTCTGGAGGCCGGTAAGAGGGTCAGAGATAACATCGGGGGCAACAGCAAACACTACTGGCTCCATTACCCACAAGCACACCGCTGTTAAAGCTTCGGCCGGTACTTTCTGTGGTACTTTTGACAGCAATCTTACATAGTTACAGGTGAAGTACGGAAGGACAAGGTAGAGTATGCTGTGGGAAAATGTATGTTTGCACTTCTGGAAGTGTGTGGGACTTTCTATTCCCTGTGGGGGTTTCTTGTCTTGAGTCAGAGATGGAAACTGATTACGAGATAGAAACTGGAAAAACTGATTACGAGCAAATGTCTTGaaactgttttccattcatGTTTGCTGTCAGTAAACTATATCTAGCAAAATGATGTGATCCGCACACCAGAAAGACATGTTATTTCTACAAAACAGGGGAGGACAGAGGTGCAATAAATCagggaaaaataatatttacaaaccaAAATCATCACATTCATCAAATATCATGTaactaattatcattattacttaAATGCTTATTAACATGGCTACATAATAACGcctttggctgtttattagtacctAAACATAACTTGCATGATTATTTCTACATCCATAAGCTTCAACTTAAAAACTactaactattaaaatatatacatgcatatgtgtatatgtgagtATATATAGCCTATTAATAGCTAGTTGTTTTCAAGTTTAGGCCTATGGATGTAGAACATGGTCAcgcatttaatgtatttttttattgaggcaaaagttgtagttaattaatagcCAGAGTTGGACCTTTAAATAAACTGAGACTGTATTTTGGATCTACATTGGGCATCTTTAGATATTACGACTTTGAATAGAATCACGCATTGCCAATATCTGTAATCCCTCAGGGCCTCTTTATAACTTCAAGTCACGCTGAgataaaatgaacacatttactAAAAATGAGAGAGCCACATGAAAGAACATCAACAGGCAGAAgcgcttttaataaaatactataaaaaggTCACAGCTACAGTCTTGAAATCCTTCAGTCTGCCATCATTGTTCCTAAGGCTTCATAATAACAGGGACTTAGAAAGCAGCATTGTCTCCTGTCTGGTGTCTACAGGCAATAATTTCTCTTACAAATCCTAGCATAAATTACAAGAGATAAAG containing:
- the LOC122351463 gene encoding LOW QUALITY PROTEIN: prostaglandin F2 receptor negative regulator-like (The sequence of the model RefSeq protein was modified relative to this genomic sequence to represent the inferred CDS: inserted 2 bases in 1 codon), encoding MLLNLNDDSSENAEVRRSLCATGTAVHFPAGWHLQCQSTEERLNDRGDVAYVSRSVTEIFLLPSSLTELQFKVNLTQSLNPQSTSEPTELRCKVFDLLHLQDGRLGVTWSYSTNAPGDVSQKKITVASLNEQGALIAGSQYQQRLDSGDIAVTRRESNIFILRMLQTRDADMGSYSCVVTAWKPAQQSGWEKAKEVQSAPVTVQWTPKIPVLQVVAHRVREASTGGSTFEMSCLVTGQSLKNPGYSVLIRFEETLGGKSRKVLSLNQDSVLQLEEWSEPSRIDSVVLEKTGQLEYRFRLYGAQVTDRGFYYCDVTAWTRDQSQDWIKAVSAESNKIEITFVHTGPVFNISIHSDANNVLXGDTVQMKCIVSILEASRSTGDMAFDVRWFQNTHQALDNGVQPLISMDRWGVVKKTGSNDTSLERTDRHTFVLSLHKIQDRDVGEYYCTATPWLLSPATGAWNKEKDLASASTFLSVKTELWESLKMPVGYGLAAAVIAGVLSVLLGLAVAHCCFSRNPIHTPRPRNKLIDLEMD